One Nostoc sp. CENA543 genomic window, CAGGCTGATTTAATTTTGTTTGTGGTATCAGGGGATATTACCCGCACTGAATATCAAGCACTTTTAGAATTACGCCAAGCACAAAAACCCCTGATTTTAGTGTTTAATAAAATCGATTTATACCCAGACACAGACCGAGCCGCAATATATCAAAATTTACAACAATTAGGTGCAGCCAGTCCCCACACCCAGCCTTTATTACCTGATGAAATTGTCATGGTGGCGGCTGAACCTGCGCCAATGGAAGTCCGAGTAGAATGGCCTGATGGTACGGTGAGTTATGAATGGGAAACACCACCGCCACAGGTAGACGAACTCAAACAGACTATTTTAAATATTCTCAACCGTGAAGGCCGATCGCTGTTAGCTTTAAATGCCCTCATTCAAGCACGGGATGCAGAAGCAGCGATCGCCGAAAAAACCCTTGACATCCGCGAACAAGAGGCGGAAGATATCATCTGGCAATTTACTAAATATAAAGCCTTAGCCGTCGGGTTAAATCCTGTAGCTATATTAGATATTCTCGGCGGAACGGTGGCTGATTTAGCCTTAATTCGCGCCTTAGCGAGATTGTACGGCTTACCCATGACTAGCTACGAAGCGGGGAAAATTTTCAAAACAATTTTATTAAGTTCTGGCGGTTTATTACTAGGAGAATTAGGAAGCGGTTTTCTCTTAGGATTAGGCAAAAGTACAGCCGCCTTAGCTAGTGGCGATAACCCCATTAATATTACCGCCTTTGCTGGCAGCGCGATCGCTCAAGCCGGAATCGCCGGTTATGGTGCATATTCTGTAGGGAAAGCCGCCCAAGTCTATCTCGAAAAAGGCTGCACCTGGGGACAATTGGGTGCTGACACCGTAATTCAAGAAATTCTTTCCCAGGTTGATAAAAATACGATTCTGTATCGTCTACAACAAGAATTAAACATGAAATCTTGAGAATAAATGAAAAATATCGACTAAATTGTTGCAGTTATTGATATTTTGTCAATTAACATCAAATTTCTCTGAGAATTGTACACAAATCCGAATTTGAGTGCAACATAAAAGAAATAGCAATTATTAACTCATGTACTCTACATG contains:
- a CDS encoding GTP-binding protein; its protein translation is MRNLQETHLNRARASLRQALSWYGYLRKPGNSSFHPELAALVKPELETLTSTLNKLDSHVIRIAVFGLVSRGKSAVLNALLGSKILQTGPLNGVTQWPRSVRWQPGDKVIVELIDTPGLDEIQGESRAQMAKDVVRQADLILFVVSGDITRTEYQALLELRQAQKPLILVFNKIDLYPDTDRAAIYQNLQQLGAASPHTQPLLPDEIVMVAAEPAPMEVRVEWPDGTVSYEWETPPPQVDELKQTILNILNREGRSLLALNALIQARDAEAAIAEKTLDIREQEAEDIIWQFTKYKALAVGLNPVAILDILGGTVADLALIRALARLYGLPMTSYEAGKIFKTILLSSGGLLLGELGSGFLLGLGKSTAALASGDNPINITAFAGSAIAQAGIAGYGAYSVGKAAQVYLEKGCTWGQLGADTVIQEILSQVDKNTILYRLQQELNMKS